In Mercenaria mercenaria strain notata chromosome 13, MADL_Memer_1, whole genome shotgun sequence, the DNA window gtcccccctGAAAATcggactggttcaacaatttttagctcatctgattttttgaaaaaaaatgatgagttattgtcatcacttgagcggttgtcggcgtcggcgttgcctggttaagatttatgtttaggtcagcttttctcctaaactatcaaagctattgctttgaaacttggaatacttgttcaccatcataagctgaccctgtaaagcaagaaacataactccatcttgcattttgcaagatttatggccccttttgtacttagaaaatatcagatttcttggttaagttttatgtttaggtcaacttttctcctaaactatcaaagctattgctttgaaacttggaatacttgttcaccatcataagcagaccctgtacgtcaagaaacataactccatcttgctttttgcaagatttattgccccttttggacttagaaaatcagttttcttggttaagttttatgtttaggtcagcttttctcctaaactatcaaagctattgctttaaaacttgcaacacttgttcaccatcataagttgaccctgtacagcaagaaacataactccatcctgctttttgcaagatttatggccccttctggacttagaaaatatcagatttcttggttaagttttatgtttaggtcaactttttctcttaaactatctaagctattgctttgaaacttgcaacacttgttcaccatcataagctgactctgtacagcaagcaacataactccatcctgctttttgcaataattattgccccttttggacttagaaaatcattttcttggttgagtattatgtttaagtcaacttttctcataaactatcaaagctattgctttaaaacttgcaacagtttttcaccatcataagtggacactgtacatctagaaacataactctattctgctttttgcaagaatgatggcccttttaagacttagaaaatcatgggtaggacaatatttctattacacaaaaaaaatcagatgagcttcagcacccgcaaggcggtgctcttgttgaatgagttatggccctttgtttatttctattatttacatatatttatatagggaaaaactttgaaaatcttcttgtccaaaaccacaaagcctagggctttgatatttggtatgaagcatcatctagtggttctctgccaaaatggttcaaattatttccctggggtcagatatggccccgccccatggggggtcacatggtttatatagacttgtatagggaaaaactttgaaaaacttcttgaccaaaaccacagggcctagggctttgatgttttgtatgtgacatcatctagtggtcttctactaagattgttcaaattacctccctagggtcaaatataaccccgccctgggggtcatatggtttacatggacttatatagggaaaaactttgaaaatcttcttttccaaaccacaaagcctaaagctttgatatttgtaatgtagcatcatctagtggttctctaccaagtttgttcaaattatccccttagggtcaaatatggccccgcccggggggtcacatggttcatatagacttatatagggaaaagcttttaaaatcgtcaataacctacaatattcaaatttggaccacatgtatagttttgagtggcaagatgaaccttgtcttgagttgaccttgatttttacctagtgacctactttcacatttctgtagctacagccttcaaatttggaccacatgcactaGAAAAAACTTtgagcctgcccgcttagctcagtaggtaagagcgttggtctacggatcgcggggtcgtgagttcgatcctcgggcggcgcgtatgttctccatgactatttgataaacgacactgtgtctgaaatcattagtcctccacctctgattcatgtggggaagttggcagttacttgcggagaacaggtttgtactggtacagaatccaggaacattgtttaggttaactgccccccgttacatgactgaaatgcttttgaaaaacggcgttaaacccaaaacaaacaaacaaacaaaagaaaaaactttgaccttgacattgatctagtgacctactttcacatttttgaagatacaggcttcaaatttggaccacttgcatagtttaatgttctgaaatgaaatttgacctttattttgacctagtgacctactttcacatttctcaagcaacagCATTCagattttgaccacatgcatagttttgtgtaccgaaaaaaactttgaccttgacattgacctagtgacctactttcacatttttgaaggtataggcttcagacttggaccacatgcatagttttgtgtttttgaaatgaaatttcaccttgattttaacctagtgacctactttcacatttctcaagctacagccttcaaatttggaccacatgcataattttgtgtaccgaaatgaactttgatcttcagaatggcctagtgacctactttcacatttctcaagctacaggcttcaaatttggaccacatacatatttttgtgttctgaattgaaatttgacattgacttttacctagtacctactttcacatttctcaagctgcaacctcaagatttgaagcacatgcatagttttgtatacttaagtgaactttgaccttgaaattgatcttgtgacctactttcacatttctcaagctacagctttcaaatttggaccacatgcatagtgttgtgtacttgaaatttgaccttgattttgacattcagctagtcttgaaattggaacactcaaaaatggctcagtggtgggcaccaagatcactttgtgatctcttgttttcattcaactgacaaggctgttgaatagttgagctttgctgtcctccgacagctcttgtttcatcatGTTCCAATGAAacaatttttcaatgaaatattgccCTTAGATTATTCAACGTCAGTTAGTtatatgtgcccagtcagtgaattccacttttgttcttttgGTATGCAGTAGTCAtttttcggggagcatccatcggttttaccaatatttagttgtttttgcTATTACAGTTGGCAGTGTTTTACTCTTGTGTATATTGAATTCTATTTTTGTTGCTCTTTAATCAGACATGGTAGTGTTGTATACATTTAACTTTCAAAAACTGTAttgctatttttttattttgattgaaaatagaatgttgtttgttttgtccctTTCTCACAGACAATTTACAGGTATTATATGATATACAGAAAGTTACTTTTATGTGCCATTTAATAACCATCCTTAGGTTATGTGTGATGGACTTTACACAAGCATTGCTAGGTGATAGAGACACAATATTTATATGATCTGGAAACTCCTTTCTGCCTTATGTCTTACAACTGTCATATTGTGACTATTTATGAAGTAGAAGTAAGAACAATTTTCACTTGACCATTTGtttagaaatgtttgtttttattttagccACTCCATACAATCGTTACAAGAGCACATTCTACTTGATCTTTGAGTTCTGTGAACATGACCTGGCTGGTCTCCTTAGCAACGCCAACGTGAAGTTTTCACTCGGGGAGATAAAGAAAGTCATGCAGCAGCTTCTCAATGGTTTATATTACATTCACACTAACAAAATTCTGCACCGAGATATGAAAGCTGCCAATATACTTATTACGAAACAAGGTGTGCTCAAAATGGCAGATTTTGGACTTGCTAGAGCTCTCAGTCATTTATCAAAGTACACAAACAGGGTGGTGACGTTATGGTACCGACCTCCAGAATTGTTACTTGGTGAAAGAAATTATGGCCCGCCCATTGATATATGGGGTGCTGGGTGCATATTAGCGGAAATGTGGACACGGTCGCCGATCATGCAAGGAAAAACAGAACAACATCAGTTACAGTTGATCAGCCAGCTCTGTGGTTCTATCAAACCAGAGGTTTGGCCCGGATGTGATAAACTTGAACTTTATTCCAAGTTAGAGATTCCAGATGGGCATAAACGGAAAGTGAAAGAAAGACTCAAGCCTTATGTGAAGGATCAATATGCGTTAGACCTGCTTGACAGGTTGCTGTGTCTTGATCCTACAAAGCGTATAGACTCGGACACGGCTCTCAATCATGATTTCTTCTGGGAAGATCCACCCCCACAGGACCTCAGTAGAATGTTGTCACAGCACTCTACGTCGATGTTTGAGTACC includes these proteins:
- the LOC123528682 gene encoding cyclin-dependent kinase 9-like, whose amino-acid sequence is MHHSQPSSSHGGGGPIRQPNRHEDLDFPYCPDSNKYEKLAKIGQGTFGEVFKARDKKTKQVVAMKKVLMENEKEGFPITALREIKILKLLKNENVVNLIEICRTKATPYNRYKSTFYLIFEFCEHDLAGLLSNANVKFSLGEIKKVMQQLLNGLYYIHTNKILHRDMKAANILITKQGVLKMADFGLARALSHLSKYTNRVVTLWYRPPELLLGERNYGPPIDIWGAGCILAEMWTRSPIMQGKTEQHQLQLISQLCGSIKPEVWPGCDKLELYSKLEIPDGHKRKVKERLKPYVKDQYALDLLDRLLCLDPTKRIDSDTALNHDFFWEDPPPQDLSRMLSQHSTSMFEYLAPPRRPQARGGPPVPQQPRPQPNMDQHFERVF